Proteins encoded together in one Streptomyces umbrinus window:
- a CDS encoding hydantoinase B/oxoprolinase family protein: MKGWQFWVDRGGTFTDVVAQRPDGRLLTRKLLSDNPSRYADAAVAGIRELLTEAGDASTGRAAEQDPGHQNGLPVESVRMGTTVATNALLERKGERTLLVVTRGFRDALRIAYQNRPRIFAREIELPELLHERVIEVDERIAADGTVLRAPDLEALAGPLQEAYDAGIRAVAVVCMHSHLHPAHEQAVGELAARTGFPQISLSSEVSPLMKLVPRGDTAVVDAYLSPVLRRYVQHVADELRGVRLMFMQSNGGLAEAGQFRGKDAILSGPAGGIVGMARMSQLAGFDRVIGFDMGGTSTDVSHFAGEYERVFTTQIAGVRLRAPMLDIHTVAAGGGSVLHFDGSRYRVGPDSAGADPGPACYRGGGPLTVTDANVALGRIQPAHFPRVFGSDGDQSLDDTLVRDRFTALADEIRERTGDDRTPEQVAEGYLQIAVANIANAVKRISVQKGHDVTRYALTTFGGAGGQHACMVADSLGIRTVLVPPMAGVLSALGIGLADTTAMREQSVEAPLEASAMPGILKTADGLEGAARAELLAEDVPEDRIRVTRRAQLRYDGTDTALTVELTEPDAMTRAFEDRHRATYSFTLDRPVVVEALSVEATGLTEPPDLSALVTPHSAPGTPETVSLHTGGTWRDVPLHRREELPPGDTVTGPAIITEASSTTVVDDGWQAAMTDDGHLVMERVAVTESSDLGTEVDPVLLEVFNSLFMAIAEQMGARLESTAQSVNIKERLDFSCALFDPDGNLVANAPHIPVHLGSMGTSVKEVIRRRGDSMRPGDTYAVNDPYHGGTHLPDVTVITPVFDTEGDGTTSGDETGGGETGGGETGGGGADGGRILFYVASRGHHAEIGGIAPGSMPANSRTIEEEGILFDNWLLVEGGRLREAETRSLLTEAPYPSRNPTTNLADLRAQIAANQKGVDEVARMIEHFGLDVVQAYMKHVQDNAEEAVRRVIDTLEDGEFAYETDSGAVIRVHVSVDREKRSAKVDFTGTSPQLATNFNAPFAVVNAAVLYVFRTLVADDIPLNDGCLRPLDIVVPPGSMLAPEPPAAVVAGNVETSQAITGALYGALRVQAEGSGTMNNVTFGNERFQYYETVASGSGAGDGFPGAPVVQTHMTNSRLTDPEVLEWRLPVQLDEFAVRRGSGGAGRWRGGDGAVRRIRFHEPMTVSTLSQHRRVPPYGMAGGEPGTLGANRVERADGTVTELAGSDAAEVGPGDVLVIETPGGGGYGPPPPGTTEASTTAEPGSTTQAGSTDASSTEARDTTEAGEENDDLRAH, from the coding sequence GTGAAGGGCTGGCAGTTCTGGGTCGACCGCGGTGGCACCTTCACCGATGTCGTCGCCCAGCGCCCCGACGGACGGCTGCTCACCCGCAAACTCCTCTCGGACAACCCGTCCCGGTACGCCGACGCGGCCGTGGCAGGCATTCGCGAACTCCTCACCGAAGCCGGTGACGCCTCAACAGGACGGGCGGCCGAGCAGGACCCCGGTCACCAGAACGGCCTACCGGTGGAATCCGTTCGTATGGGCACCACCGTCGCCACCAACGCACTCCTGGAGCGCAAGGGCGAACGCACCCTCCTCGTCGTCACCCGCGGCTTCCGCGACGCGCTGCGGATCGCCTATCAGAACCGCCCGCGGATCTTCGCCCGTGAGATCGAACTCCCCGAACTGCTCCACGAACGCGTCATCGAGGTCGACGAACGCATCGCCGCCGACGGCACCGTCCTGCGCGCCCCCGACCTGGAGGCCCTCGCCGGGCCCCTCCAGGAGGCGTACGACGCCGGAATCCGTGCCGTCGCCGTCGTCTGCATGCACAGTCACCTCCACCCCGCCCACGAACAGGCCGTCGGTGAGCTGGCCGCCCGCACCGGCTTCCCGCAGATCTCGCTCTCCAGCGAGGTCAGCCCCCTGATGAAACTCGTCCCGCGCGGCGACACGGCCGTCGTCGACGCCTATCTGTCGCCGGTCCTGCGCCGCTACGTCCAGCACGTCGCCGACGAACTCCGGGGCGTACGGCTGATGTTCATGCAGTCCAACGGCGGCCTCGCCGAAGCCGGACAGTTCCGCGGCAAGGACGCCATCCTCTCCGGGCCGGCCGGCGGCATCGTCGGCATGGCGCGGATGTCGCAACTGGCCGGCTTCGACCGGGTCATCGGCTTCGACATGGGCGGTACCTCCACGGACGTCTCGCACTTCGCGGGCGAGTACGAACGTGTCTTCACCACCCAGATCGCCGGAGTCCGGCTGCGCGCGCCCATGCTCGACATCCACACCGTCGCGGCGGGCGGCGGATCCGTCCTCCACTTCGACGGCTCCCGCTATCGCGTAGGGCCGGACTCGGCGGGAGCGGACCCCGGCCCCGCCTGCTATCGCGGCGGAGGCCCGCTCACCGTCACCGACGCCAACGTGGCCCTCGGCCGGATCCAACCCGCCCATTTCCCCAGGGTGTTCGGCTCCGACGGCGACCAGTCGCTCGACGACACCCTCGTCCGCGACCGCTTCACCGCCCTCGCCGACGAGATCCGCGAGCGGACCGGCGACGACCGCACCCCCGAGCAGGTCGCCGAGGGCTATCTGCAGATCGCCGTGGCCAACATCGCCAACGCCGTGAAGCGCATCTCGGTCCAGAAGGGCCACGACGTCACCCGCTACGCACTGACCACCTTCGGCGGTGCGGGCGGCCAGCACGCGTGCATGGTCGCCGACTCGCTCGGCATCCGCACGGTCCTCGTGCCGCCCATGGCCGGGGTGCTCTCCGCGCTCGGCATCGGGCTCGCCGACACCACGGCCATGCGCGAACAGTCCGTCGAGGCGCCCCTGGAAGCCTCCGCGATGCCGGGCATCCTCAAGACCGCCGACGGCCTGGAGGGCGCGGCCCGCGCCGAACTCCTCGCCGAGGACGTCCCCGAGGACCGCATCCGGGTCACCCGCCGGGCCCAACTGCGCTATGACGGCACGGACACGGCGCTCACCGTCGAGCTGACCGAGCCCGACGCCATGACCCGCGCCTTCGAAGACCGCCATCGCGCCACCTACTCCTTCACCCTCGACCGTCCGGTCGTCGTCGAAGCCCTCTCCGTGGAAGCCACCGGTCTCACCGAACCCCCCGATCTCTCCGCCCTGGTCACCCCGCACTCCGCTCCTGGCACCCCGGAGACGGTCAGCCTCCACACCGGCGGAACCTGGCGCGACGTACCCCTGCACCGCCGCGAGGAACTGCCCCCGGGCGACACCGTCACCGGCCCCGCGATCATCACCGAGGCCAGCTCGACGACCGTCGTCGACGACGGCTGGCAGGCGGCCATGACCGACGACGGGCATCTGGTCATGGAACGCGTGGCGGTCACGGAGAGTTCCGATCTCGGCACGGAAGTCGACCCCGTTCTCCTCGAAGTCTTCAACAGCCTCTTCATGGCCATCGCCGAACAGATGGGCGCCCGCCTGGAGTCCACCGCCCAGTCCGTCAACATCAAGGAGCGTCTGGACTTCTCCTGCGCACTCTTCGACCCCGACGGCAATCTGGTCGCCAACGCCCCGCATATCCCAGTGCACTTGGGCTCGATGGGCACCAGCGTCAAGGAGGTCATCCGCCGCCGCGGCGACAGCATGCGCCCCGGTGACACGTACGCGGTCAACGACCCGTACCACGGCGGCACGCACCTCCCCGACGTCACGGTGATCACCCCGGTCTTCGACACGGAGGGTGACGGCACAACGAGCGGCGACGAGACGGGCGGCGGCGAGACAGGCGGTGGTGAGACGGGCGGCGGCGGCGCCGACGGCGGGCGCATCCTCTTCTACGTCGCCTCGCGCGGCCACCACGCGGAGATCGGCGGCATCGCGCCGGGCTCCATGCCCGCCAACAGCCGCACCATCGAGGAGGAAGGCATCCTCTTCGACAACTGGCTGCTCGTGGAAGGCGGCCGCCTCAGGGAGGCCGAGACCCGAAGCCTCCTCACCGAGGCGCCCTACCCCTCGCGCAACCCGACGACCAACCTCGCCGACCTGCGCGCCCAGATCGCCGCCAACCAGAAAGGCGTCGACGAAGTCGCCCGCATGATCGAGCACTTCGGGCTCGACGTCGTCCAGGCGTACATGAAGCACGTCCAGGACAACGCCGAAGAGGCGGTCCGCCGCGTCATCGACACCCTTGAAGACGGCGAGTTCGCCTACGAGACCGACTCCGGTGCAGTGATCCGGGTCCACGTCTCCGTAGACCGCGAAAAACGCTCCGCGAAGGTCGACTTCACGGGCACGTCCCCGCAGCTCGCCACCAACTTCAACGCGCCGTTCGCGGTGGTCAACGCGGCCGTCCTGTACGTCTTCCGCACCTTGGTCGCCGACGACATCCCGCTCAACGACGGCTGCCTGCGGCCCCTCGACATCGTCGTGCCGCCCGGGTCGATGCTCGCCCCGGAACCTCCGGCCGCCGTAGTGGCGGGAAATGTGGAGACGTCACAGGCGATCACCGGCGCCCTGTACGGTGCTCTCCGGGTGCAGGCCGAGGGCTCCGGCACCATGAACAACGTCACCTTCGGCAACGAGCGGTTCCAGTACTACGAGACCGTGGCCTCCGGGTCCGGCGCGGGCGACGGCTTCCCCGGCGCGCCCGTCGTACAGACCCACATGACCAACTCGCGACTCACGGACCCTGAGGTCCTGGAGTGGCGACTGCCGGTCCAGCTCGACGAGTTCGCCGTACGACGCGGCAGCGGCGGGGCCGGACGGTGGCGGGGCGGTGACGGTGCCGTACGCCGCATCCGGTTCCACGAGCCGATGACCGTCTCCACGCTCTCCCAGCACCGCAGGGTCCCGCCCTACGGTATGGCGGGCGGCGAACCCGGGACGCTGGGCGCCAACCGCGTGGAGCGCGCGGACGGCACGGTCACCGAACTCGCCGGGAGCGACGCGGCCGAGGTCGGACCCGGCGACGTGCTGGTCATCGAAACACCCGGCGGCGGCGGATACGGGCCGCCACCGCCCGGCACCACCGAAGCAAGCACCACCGCTGAACCAGGCTCCACCACCCAAGCAGGCTCCACCGATGCAAGCTCCACCGAAGCACGCGACACCACTGAAGCAGGAGAAGAGAACGATGATCTTCGGGCGCACTGA
- a CDS encoding GTP-binding protein: MIFGRTERGKAPVEPVTLKILVAGGFGVGKTTMVGAVSEIKPLRTEELLTEAGRPVDDTSGVEGKHTTTVAMDFGRITLREDLVLYLFGTPGQNRFWFLWDELATGALGAVVLADTRRLEDCFAAVDYFERRSIPFVVGVNCFEGAARYPIDDVRQALDLDPGVPVVLCDARGRESVKEVLIEVVQHAMAYAAERRQTVTT, from the coding sequence ATGATCTTCGGGCGCACTGAGCGCGGCAAGGCCCCCGTCGAGCCCGTCACGCTCAAGATCCTCGTGGCGGGCGGCTTCGGCGTGGGCAAGACGACCATGGTCGGCGCCGTCAGCGAGATCAAGCCGCTGCGCACCGAGGAGTTGCTGACCGAGGCGGGGCGTCCCGTCGACGACACCAGCGGTGTGGAGGGCAAGCACACCACCACGGTCGCCATGGACTTCGGCCGCATCACGCTCCGCGAGGACCTGGTGCTGTACCTCTTCGGGACACCCGGTCAGAACCGCTTCTGGTTCCTGTGGGACGAGCTCGCCACCGGCGCCCTGGGTGCCGTCGTCCTCGCCGACACCCGCCGCCTGGAGGACTGCTTCGCCGCCGTCGACTACTTCGAGCGCCGGTCCATACCGTTCGTGGTGGGCGTCAACTGCTTCGAGGGCGCGGCCCGTTACCCCATCGATGACGTCCGTCAGGCCCTCGACCTGGACCCCGGGGTCCCCGTCGTCCTGTGTGACGCGCGCGGCCGGGAGTCGGTCAAGGAAGTCCTCATCGAGGTCGTCCAGCACGCGATGGCGTACGCCGCCGAGCGCCGCCAGACAGTCACCACCTGA